In Flavobacterium sp., a single window of DNA contains:
- a CDS encoding FAD-dependent oxidoreductase: protein MQVESFSSKVRSNKITTIQSDLVVVGGGLAGVCAAIAAAREGVTVTLVQDRPVLGGNASSEVRLWTLGATSHMGNNNRWAREGGIIDEILVENLYRNKEGNALIFDTVLLEKVSNEKNLTLLLNTAVYEVEKADTKNISQVTAFCSQNSTTYILKSNLFCDASGDGIVGFQAGAAFRMGAEKVEEFGEKFAPDQSYGELLGHTIYFYSKDTGAPVKYVAPEFALKDITEIPRYKSLSDKDSGCRLWWLEYGGRKDTIHESEDIKWELWKVVYGVWDYIKNSGEFPDAANLTLEWVGTIPGKRESRRFEGHYMIKQQDLIEQNTFEDAVSFGGWAVDLHPSDGVYDSRPGCTQYHSKGVYQIPLRTMISQNIENLFLSGRIISATHVAFGSTRVMATCAHAAQAVGYGAAQCVKNNLKPAQLLISDNLKELQQTLSINGQSIPGIAIDKTQNLLKQATIQASSTLKLNQIDFDGEYTSLEVAVAQLLPFKAHQNYGFKVKVKAQEATMLTVQLRTSSKARNYTPDIILETIEIKINPGEQEVAFEFKTATTENQYAFVTFLSNDKLSIQSSTKRYTGVLSVFNGQNKAVNNNGKQTPPDNIGIDAFEFWIPFRRPKGQNIAMQIEPTIACFGVENLTNGFVRPYGSANAWLADLTDTKPTLKVEWETEVALSEIKLFLDPDYDHPMESTLMGHPEEVVPFCVQNYTIKDRSGKVLFEKKNNCQAINTWTFDSKITTKGFSIELEQSHSNVPVAVFEIFCQ, encoded by the coding sequence ATGCAAGTAGAAAGCTTTAGTTCAAAAGTAAGATCCAATAAAATTACTACAATTCAATCTGATTTAGTCGTTGTTGGCGGAGGATTAGCTGGTGTTTGTGCGGCCATTGCAGCTGCCCGTGAGGGTGTAACTGTAACTCTTGTTCAAGATAGACCTGTTTTGGGTGGTAACGCTTCAAGCGAAGTTCGTTTGTGGACTTTGGGCGCAACTTCACATATGGGAAACAACAACCGTTGGGCTCGTGAGGGCGGTATCATCGATGAGATTTTAGTCGAAAATTTATATCGAAATAAAGAAGGAAATGCACTTATATTTGATACGGTTTTGTTAGAAAAAGTTTCGAATGAGAAAAATTTAACGCTGTTATTAAACACCGCAGTTTATGAGGTAGAAAAAGCGGATACCAAAAACATTAGTCAAGTTACTGCCTTTTGTAGCCAAAACTCAACTACTTATATCCTTAAATCCAATTTATTTTGTGACGCTTCGGGAGATGGAATTGTGGGTTTTCAGGCTGGCGCTGCGTTTAGAATGGGTGCTGAAAAAGTGGAAGAATTTGGAGAGAAATTTGCTCCTGACCAATCCTATGGTGAATTACTAGGACATACCATTTATTTTTACAGTAAAGATACGGGAGCACCAGTAAAATATGTCGCTCCAGAATTTGCCTTAAAAGACATTACCGAAATTCCACGATATAAAAGCTTGAGTGATAAAGATTCGGGTTGTCGTTTGTGGTGGTTGGAATATGGCGGACGAAAAGATACCATTCACGAATCTGAAGACATCAAATGGGAACTATGGAAAGTAGTTTATGGAGTTTGGGATTACATCAAAAACTCGGGTGAATTTCCTGATGCTGCAAATCTAACGTTGGAGTGGGTTGGAACGATTCCTGGTAAACGAGAAAGCCGCCGTTTTGAGGGACATTATATGATCAAACAACAAGATCTAATCGAACAAAATACGTTTGAGGATGCGGTGTCTTTTGGAGGCTGGGCAGTCGATTTACATCCTTCGGATGGGGTCTATGACAGCCGTCCGGGTTGTACCCAATACCATTCTAAAGGGGTATATCAGATTCCGCTACGCACCATGATAAGTCAAAATATAGAGAATTTATTTCTTTCCGGACGTATCATTAGCGCTACTCACGTAGCTTTTGGTTCGACTCGTGTCATGGCAACTTGTGCTCATGCCGCACAGGCTGTTGGATACGGAGCGGCACAATGTGTGAAAAATAATTTGAAACCAGCCCAATTGCTAATTTCTGATAATCTAAAAGAATTGCAACAAACCTTGAGCATCAATGGGCAAAGCATTCCAGGGATAGCCATTGATAAAACTCAAAATTTATTGAAACAAGCAACCATCCAAGCTTCTTCTACTTTAAAATTAAACCAAATAGATTTTGACGGTGAATATACATCTCTAGAAGTGGCGGTTGCTCAATTATTGCCTTTCAAAGCCCATCAAAACTATGGCTTTAAAGTAAAAGTAAAAGCGCAAGAAGCTACCATGCTAACAGTACAATTGCGTACTTCGTCCAAAGCCAGAAATTACACGCCTGATATTATTTTAGAAACGATAGAAATAAAAATTAACCCGGGCGAACAAGAAGTAGCTTTTGAATTTAAAACAGCCACGACTGAAAATCAGTATGCTTTTGTTACTTTTTTATCCAATGACAAACTGAGTATTCAAAGCAGTACAAAACGATATACAGGAGTTCTTTCGGTCTTCAACGGACAAAATAAAGCGGTAAATAATAACGGAAAACAAACGCCTCCTGACAACATCGGAATTGATGCTTTTGAATTTTGGATTCCGTTTCGCAGACCCAAAGGACAGAATATTGCCATGCAAATCGAACCAACCATAGCGTGTTTTGGAGTAGAAAATCTAACCAATGGTTTTGTACGTCCTTATGGCAGTGCCAATGCTTGGTTGGCTGATCTTACTGATACCAAACCAACGCTAAAAGTGGAATGGGAAACCGAAGTAGCACTTTCTGAAATAAAACTATTCTTAGACCCTGATTACGACCACCCCATGGAATCGACCTTAATGGGACATCCCGAAGAAGTGGTTCCGTTTTGTGTGCAGAATTACACCATCAAAGACAGGAGTGGAAAAGTTTTATTCGAAAAAAAAAACAATTGTCAAGCAATTAATACTTGGACTTTCGATTCAAAAATAACAACCAAAGGATTTAGCATCGAATTGGAACAAAGCCATTCAAATGTGCCTGTAGCTGT